One region of Streptococcus parasanguinis genomic DNA includes:
- a CDS encoding ABC transporter ATP-binding protein has protein sequence MTAIVELKNVTKAVSNGMNEEKVILDDVSLEIREHDFITILGGNGAGKSTLFNTIAGTLPVSSGKIYILGEDVTNYSPEKRAKYLSRVFQDPKMGTAPRMTVAENLLVAKFRGEKRGLIPRHLASYKEEFQTVLAKIGNGLENHIDTAVEFLSGGQRQALSLLMATLKRPELLLLDEHTAALDPKTSQALMTLTDEFVKQDALTALMITHHMEDALKYGNRLIVMKDGHIVQDLNQEEKAQMAIADYYELFEKE, from the coding sequence ATGACAGCAATTGTAGAATTAAAAAATGTAACCAAAGCTGTGAGCAATGGGATGAATGAAGAAAAAGTCATTCTGGATGATGTCTCCTTGGAAATTCGAGAGCATGATTTTATCACGATTTTAGGGGGCAATGGAGCTGGGAAATCAACCCTCTTTAATACCATTGCTGGGACACTTCCAGTTAGTAGCGGGAAAATCTATATTCTAGGGGAAGATGTGACCAACTACTCTCCTGAGAAGAGAGCTAAGTACTTATCTCGTGTCTTTCAAGATCCTAAAATGGGAACAGCGCCTCGTATGACAGTGGCAGAAAATCTCTTGGTAGCGAAGTTTCGTGGAGAGAAACGTGGTTTGATTCCGCGTCACTTGGCAAGCTATAAAGAAGAGTTTCAGACAGTTCTTGCTAAGATCGGCAATGGCTTGGAAAATCATATCGATACAGCAGTTGAGTTTCTATCAGGGGGGCAACGTCAGGCTTTGAGCTTGTTGATGGCGACACTAAAACGTCCAGAACTTTTGCTATTAGATGAACACACTGCAGCCTTGGATCCGAAAACCAGCCAGGCTCTGATGACCTTGACGGATGAGTTTGTGAAACAAGATGCTCTCACTGCCCTTATGATCACCCACCATATGGAAGATGCTTTGAAATATGGCAATCGCTTGATTGTGATGAAAGATGGACATATCGTCCAAGATCTCAATCAAGAAGAAAAAGCCCAAATGGCCATCGCAGACTACTATGAATTATTTGAGAAAGAATAA
- a CDS encoding ABC transporter permease — protein sequence MINSIVSQGLIWAILGLGIFMTFRILDFPDMTTEGSFPLGGAVAVTLITKGVNPLIATLAAIGAGCLAGLATGLLYTKGKIPTLLSGILVMTSCNSVILFVMQRANLGLLGYKKIQEFLPFASGFNEILIGLIFVTLVILGLIFFLDTRLGQAYIATGDNPDMAKSFGINTDRMELMGLVISNGIIALSGALMAQQEGYADASRGIGVIVIGLASLIIGEVLFSNVTLTERLLSIAIGSIAYQFLIWAVIALGINTSYIRIFSALILAICLMIPTFKGKIMKGAKLSK from the coding sequence ATGATTAATTCAATTGTTTCACAAGGTTTAATTTGGGCCATTTTAGGGTTAGGAATCTTTATGACCTTCCGAATTCTAGATTTTCCAGATATGACGACAGAAGGGTCCTTCCCGCTTGGAGGAGCGGTGGCGGTGACCTTGATCACAAAAGGGGTCAATCCGCTTATAGCGACTCTGGCTGCTATTGGTGCAGGATGCTTAGCGGGACTCGCGACGGGCCTTCTCTACACAAAAGGGAAAATCCCCACGCTTTTGTCAGGGATCCTTGTGATGACGTCCTGTAACTCGGTTATTCTCTTTGTCATGCAGCGGGCTAATCTGGGACTTTTGGGCTATAAAAAAATTCAGGAATTTCTTCCTTTTGCCAGTGGGTTCAATGAGATCCTGATTGGTTTAATTTTCGTAACGCTTGTGATCCTTGGTTTGATCTTCTTCTTGGATACACGCTTGGGTCAAGCCTATATTGCGACAGGGGACAATCCAGACATGGCCAAAAGTTTTGGGATCAACACCGACCGGATGGAATTGATGGGTTTGGTCATTTCAAATGGGATTATTGCTCTTTCTGGTGCACTGATGGCCCAACAAGAAGGCTATGCGGACGCTTCACGTGGGATTGGTGTCATCGTTATCGGGCTTGCCAGCCTCATTATTGGAGAGGTTCTCTTTTCAAATGTCACCTTGACAGAGCGCTTGCTCAGTATTGCAATCGGTTCAATCGCCTACCAATTTTTGATTTGGGCCGTGATTGCACTTGGCATCAATACCAGCTATATCCGAATCTTCAGTGCCTTGATCTTGGCTATCTGCCTGATGATTCCAACCTTTAAGGGAAAAATCATGAAAGGAGCGAAACTCAGTAAATGA
- a CDS encoding alpha/beta hydrolase, producing the protein MAVMQIEYYSEALKMEWGVSVLYPDASRVEDPADTDIPVLYLLHGMNGNHHSWLKRTNVERILRNTNLIVVLPNTNNGFYTDTQYGYNYYTAIAEELPETLSRFFPNMTKKREKTFIAGLSMGGYGSMLLALKTNRFSRAASFSGALSFHDRDFENNDLEQPAFWKGIFGEIEDWTTSPYSLETAAKKFSDKKTKLWIWCGEQDFLYEANNFEVKELEKLGLDVTYTHSPGKHEWFYWERELEHFLQTLPIDFELEERLS; encoded by the coding sequence ATGGCAGTTATGCAGATTGAGTATTATTCAGAAGCCTTGAAGATGGAGTGGGGCGTGTCCGTCCTTTATCCTGATGCATCGCGCGTGGAAGATCCAGCGGATACGGATATTCCAGTCCTTTATCTCTTACACGGGATGAATGGCAACCACCACTCTTGGTTGAAGCGAACCAATGTGGAGCGCATTTTGCGAAATACCAATCTGATCGTGGTCCTACCTAATACCAATAATGGTTTTTACACAGATACCCAGTATGGTTACAACTACTACACAGCCATTGCGGAGGAATTGCCAGAGACTCTTTCTCGCTTCTTCCCTAATATGACCAAGAAACGGGAGAAGACCTTTATTGCTGGTCTATCCATGGGTGGCTATGGATCGATGCTCTTGGCTCTCAAGACCAATCGTTTCTCTCGTGCGGCTAGTTTTTCCGGTGCCCTAAGTTTCCACGATCGAGATTTTGAAAACAATGACTTGGAACAACCAGCTTTTTGGAAGGGGATCTTTGGAGAGATTGAGGATTGGACGACCAGTCCCTATTCGCTAGAGACTGCTGCCAAGAAGTTTTCAGATAAGAAGACCAAACTCTGGATCTGGTGTGGGGAGCAGGATTTCCTTTATGAGGCCAATAATTTTGAAGTCAAGGAACTAGAAAAGTTAGGTTTGGATGTCACCTATACCCACAGTCCAGGCAAGCACGAATGGTTCTACTGGGAACGTGAGTTGGAGCACTTTTTACAAACCCTACCAATCGACTTTGAATTAGAAGAACGGTTAAGCTAA
- the gltX gene encoding glutamate--tRNA ligase yields MAKDIRVRYAPSPTGLLHIGNARTALFNYLYARHHGGTFIIRIEDTDRKRHVEDGERSQLENLRWLGMDWDESPETHENYRQSERLELYQKYIDQLLAEGKAYKSYVTEEELAAERERQEAAGETPRYINEYLGMSEEEKAAYIAEREAAGVIPTVRLAVNESGIYKWHDMVKGDIEFEGGNIGGDWVIQKKDGYPTYNFAVVIDDHDMQISHVIRGDDHIANTPKQLMVYEALGWEAPEFGHMTLIINSETGKKLSKRDTNTLQFIEDYRKKGYLPEAVFNFIALLGWNPGGEDEIFSRDELIQLFDENRLSKSPAAFDQKKMDWMSNEYIKNADLATIFEMAKPFLEEAGRLTDKAEKLVELYKPQMKSVDEIVPLTDLFFSDFPELTEAEKEVMAGETVPTVLEAFKAKLEAMSDDEFVAENIFPQIKAVQKETGIKGKNLFMPIRIAVSGEMHGPELPDTIYLLGREKSIQHIESMLEKIR; encoded by the coding sequence ATGGCAAAAGATATTCGTGTGCGTTATGCACCAAGTCCAACAGGGCTACTACACATCGGAAATGCTCGTACAGCATTGTTTAACTACTTGTATGCGCGTCACCATGGTGGAACCTTTATCATCCGTATCGAGGATACAGACCGCAAACGTCACGTTGAAGACGGAGAACGTTCCCAGCTTGAAAACCTTCGTTGGTTGGGCATGGACTGGGATGAAAGTCCTGAGACGCATGAAAACTACCGCCAGTCTGAACGTTTGGAACTCTATCAAAAATACATCGACCAACTCTTGGCTGAAGGAAAAGCCTACAAATCTTACGTCACTGAAGAAGAGTTGGCAGCGGAACGTGAACGCCAAGAAGCAGCTGGGGAAACACCTCGCTACATCAACGAATACCTTGGCATGAGCGAAGAAGAAAAAGCAGCTTACATCGCAGAACGTGAAGCAGCAGGTGTGATTCCAACGGTTCGTTTGGCAGTGAATGAGTCAGGTATCTACAAATGGCATGATATGGTCAAAGGTGATATCGAATTTGAAGGTGGCAATATCGGTGGGGACTGGGTTATCCAAAAGAAAGATGGTTACCCAACTTACAACTTTGCCGTTGTCATCGATGACCACGACATGCAAATCTCTCACGTCATTCGTGGAGATGACCACATTGCCAATACCCCAAAACAACTCATGGTCTATGAAGCTCTTGGTTGGGAAGCACCTGAGTTCGGTCACATGACCTTGATCATCAACTCTGAAACTGGTAAGAAGTTGTCTAAACGTGACACCAACACCCTTCAATTTATCGAAGATTACCGTAAGAAGGGCTACCTTCCAGAAGCAGTCTTTAACTTTATCGCTTTGCTTGGTTGGAACCCTGGTGGGGAAGACGAAATCTTCTCTCGCGACGAACTTATCCAGCTCTTTGATGAAAACCGTCTCAGCAAGTCTCCAGCAGCTTTCGACCAAAAGAAAATGGACTGGATGAGCAATGAGTACATCAAGAATGCGGATCTTGCGACTATCTTTGAAATGGCCAAACCGTTCCTTGAAGAAGCAGGTCGTTTGACAGACAAGGCTGAAAAATTGGTTGAACTCTATAAACCACAAATGAAGTCAGTGGATGAAATCGTACCATTGACAGACCTCTTCTTCTCAGACTTCCCAGAATTGACAGAAGCAGAGAAAGAAGTCATGGCTGGTGAAACCGTGCCAACTGTACTTGAAGCCTTTAAGGCAAAACTTGAGGCCATGTCAGACGATGAGTTTGTGGCAGAAAATATCTTCCCACAAATCAAAGCAGTTCAAAAAGAAACTGGGATCAAAGGGAAAAATCTCTTCATGCCAATCCGTATCGCCGTTTCAGGTGAAATGCATGGTCCTGAATTGCCAGATACCATCTACTTACTTGGACGCGAAAAATCCATCCAACACATTGAAAGCATGTTGGAAAAAATCAGATAA
- a CDS encoding ribonuclease J, whose translation MSSIKLVTLGGVRENGKNLYVAEVNDSIFVLDAGLKYPENEQLGVDVVIPNMDYLFENKDRIAGVFLTHGHADAIGALPYLLAEAKVPVFGTELTIELAKLFVKSNDSVKKFNDFHVIDQNSEIDFGDAVVSFFQTTHSIPESIGIVIGTPEGNIVYTGDFKFDQTASESYATDFARLAEIGREGVLALLSDSANADSKMQVASEQEVGDEILDTIADWDGRVIVAAVASNLSRIQQVFDAAAGTGRRVVLTGFDVENIVRTAIRLNKLSLANEKLLIKPKEMSRFEDHELIILETGRMGEPINGLRKMSIGRHRYVEIKDGDLVYVVTTPSIAKEAVVARVENMIYQAGGIVKLITSSLRVSGHGNARDLQLMINLLRPKYLFPIQGEYRELDAHARVAMEVGILPENIFIPKRGTVMEYEKGDFVPAGSVSAGDVMIDGNAIGDVGNIVLRDRKVLSEDGIFIVALTVNRKEKKIISKARVHTRGFVYVKKSRDILRESCELVNQSVEDYLAQDSFDWGELKGLVRDNLSKFLFEQTKRRPAILPVVMEVK comes from the coding sequence GTGAGTAGTATTAAATTAGTCACTCTTGGCGGTGTTCGAGAAAATGGGAAAAATCTCTACGTTGCCGAAGTGAACGATTCAATTTTTGTCTTGGATGCAGGTTTAAAGTATCCAGAAAATGAGCAACTTGGGGTGGATGTCGTCATCCCCAACATGGATTATCTATTTGAAAATAAGGACCGTATTGCGGGTGTTTTCTTGACCCACGGTCACGCGGATGCCATTGGGGCTTTGCCTTATCTTTTGGCTGAAGCAAAAGTCCCTGTATTCGGGACAGAGTTGACCATCGAGTTGGCTAAACTCTTTGTCAAAAGCAATGACAGTGTTAAGAAATTCAACGACTTCCATGTCATCGATCAAAATTCTGAGATTGATTTTGGTGATGCCGTCGTATCTTTCTTTCAAACTACCCACTCCATCCCTGAAAGTATCGGGATTGTGATTGGCACTCCTGAGGGCAATATTGTCTACACAGGAGACTTTAAATTTGACCAAACTGCCAGTGAGTCTTATGCGACGGACTTTGCTCGCCTAGCTGAGATTGGACGCGAAGGCGTGCTCGCTCTCTTGAGTGACTCGGCCAACGCGGATAGCAAGATGCAAGTTGCTAGTGAGCAAGAAGTGGGCGATGAAATCCTGGATACCATTGCGGACTGGGATGGTCGTGTCATCGTAGCGGCGGTAGCCAGCAACCTTTCTCGGATCCAGCAGGTCTTTGATGCTGCAGCTGGGACTGGCCGCCGGGTGGTCTTGACAGGGTTTGATGTGGAAAATATCGTCCGCACAGCCATCCGCTTGAATAAATTATCTCTTGCCAACGAAAAACTCTTGATCAAGCCAAAAGAAATGAGCCGTTTTGAGGATCATGAATTGATCATTTTGGAAACAGGCCGGATGGGTGAGCCGATCAACGGTTTGCGCAAGATGTCTATTGGCCGTCACCGTTATGTGGAAATCAAAGATGGGGACTTGGTCTACGTTGTCACAACACCATCTATTGCTAAAGAAGCTGTGGTGGCTCGTGTGGAAAACATGATCTACCAAGCAGGTGGCATTGTCAAATTGATCACGTCAAGCTTGCGCGTGTCTGGTCACGGAAACGCACGGGACTTGCAGTTGATGATCAACCTTCTTCGTCCTAAATACCTCTTCCCGATCCAAGGGGAATACCGCGAATTGGATGCCCATGCACGAGTAGCGATGGAAGTCGGTATCTTGCCTGAAAATATCTTTATTCCAAAACGCGGCACTGTGATGGAGTACGAAAAGGGGGACTTCGTCCCTGCCGGTAGCGTCTCAGCTGGAGATGTCATGATCGATGGGAATGCCATTGGTGATGTGGGCAATATCGTCCTTCGTGACCGCAAGGTCTTGTCAGAAGACGGGATCTTTATCGTGGCGCTCACCGTGAATCGCAAAGAGAAGAAGATTATTTCCAAAGCGCGCGTGCACACCCGTGGTTTTGTCTATGTCAAGAAGAGTCGGGATATTCTTCGTGAAAGTTGCGAATTGGTCAACCAAAGCGTTGAAGACTATTTGGCGCAAGACAGCTTTGACTGGGGTGAGTTAAAAGGTTTGGTACGCGACAACTTGTCTAAGTTCTTATTTGAACAAACCAAACGCCGTCCAGCCATCCTACCAGTCGTGATGGAAGTGAAATAA